The following proteins are encoded in a genomic region of Prionailurus viverrinus isolate Anna chromosome E3, UM_Priviv_1.0, whole genome shotgun sequence:
- the BAIAP3 gene encoding BAI1-associated protein 3 isoform X10, producing the protein MTTLLEIKSSVLRQVQACPTFRRRAEGEPAATNADPPEPAAGAWKPGDGVEFFAHMRLILKKGEGRQGLPCPEVLLRSGSPAPAEPVDPSRGLRALTQEEVEMLYEEALYTVLYRAGTMGPDQVDDQETLLGYLQQVFGTSPEEHAEAIERVKKAKAPTYALKVSVMRAKNLLAKDPNGFSDPYCMLGILPASGAPREPGPRTEQRFSFRKGSKRGGPLPAKCIQVTEVKSSTLNPVWKENFVFEIEDVSTDQLHLDIWDHDDDVSLVEACRKLNEVIGLKGMSRYFKQIVKSARANGTAGPAEDHTDDFLGCLNIPVREVPVAGEDRWFKLEPRSSASRVQGDCQLVLKLITTQRDTGMSQRGRAGFLSYMLLLSRLLQFEHRSEEPKASCWRGELSGPAATILCLHGAQNNLSALQLAVLHWQVSSRHHQTRTLDYGYLLGLLEDMQAHWEEASSLPQGQEESLADSFNAFSEFGLRLLRQLRDFFPASNSTAVYRLELLLKCLSKMQIFQPSFEVCSFRTELNADISAALKRGNREWYDRLLNTKSPREQSGPQRLAGLVELADAVYEDLQSCYGIYASLFHSITDIDFFTLTFRQLERLVAEEAWVLTEELSPKMTLEVASGLFELYVTLADIQRFWSSIPGRDSRSLALAGIHGPFLPAVKLWLQVLRDQVRWRLQGAVDVDTLEPMDASSKHSSSAATASLCFSHIQELWARLAWPDPAQAEALGTQLSQDLCAATLFYTELLRKKVDAQPGAAGEAVSEPLCVVLNNVELLRKAAGQTLRGLAWPEVPSGPEGVLPRPLLGCAQALDEDLQQEVHTVTAHLTSKMVADIRKYVQHISLSPDSIQNDEAVAPLMKYLDEKLALLNTSLVKENLSRVLEALWELLLQAILRALGANLDVSADFYGRFHFTLEALVSFFHAEGQGLPLESLKDGSYKRLEEELRLHQCSTRECIEQYYLDKLKQRSLEQKRFGRLSVRCHYEAAEQRLVVEVLHAADLPPLDANGLSDPFVIVELGPPHLFPLVRSQRTQVKNRTLHPVYDELFYFSVPAEACRRRGACVLFTVMDHDWLSTNDFAGEAALGLGGVGGIARPQVGGSARARQPVTLHLRRPRAQVKSALRMLEGRTNKEAQEFVKRLKELEKCMEADP; encoded by the exons ATGACGACCCTGCTGGAGATCAAGAGCAGCGTGCTGCGGCAGGTGCAGGCGTGCCCCACCTTCCGCCGGAGGGCCGAGGGAGAGCCGGCCGCCACCAACGCTGACCCCCCGGAGCCGGCCGCAGGGGCTTG GAAGCCCGGGGACGGCGTGGAGTTCTTCGCGCACATGCGCCTCATTCTgaagaagggggagggcagacagggcCTGCCGTGCCCCGAG GTCCTCTTGCGCAGCGGTTCGCCAGCCCCTGCTGAGCCCGTGGACCCCAGCCGTGGCCTGAGAGCCCTGACCCAGGAGGAG GTGGAGATGCTCTATGAGGAGGCCTTGTACACAGTCCTCTACCGTGCAGGGACCATGGGCCCTGACCAGGTGGATGACCAGGAGACCCTACTGGGCTACCTTCAGCAG GTGTTTGGTACCAGCCCTGAGGAGCACGCTGAGGCCATTGAGCGTGTGAAGAAGGCCAAG GCCCCCACGTATGCCCTGAAAGTCTCTGTCATGCGTGCCAAGAACCTGCTGGCCAAAGACCCCAATG GCTTCAGTGACCCGTACTGCATGCTGGGTATCCTGCCGGCCTCGGGTGCCCCCCGGGAGCCAGGGCCGCGCACGGAGCAGCGCTTCAGCTTCCGCAAAGGCAGCAAGCGTGGGGGTCCGCTCCCGGCCAAGTGCATCCAGGTCACCGAGGTCAAGAGCAGCACCCTGAACCCTGTCTGGAAAGAGAACTTCGTCTT TGAGATCGAGGATGTCAGCACGGACCAGCTGCACCTGGATATCTG GGACCATGACGATGATGTGTCTCTGGTGGAAGCATGCAGGAAGCTGAATGAAGTCATCGGCCTGAAGGGCATGAGCAG GTATTTTAAACAGATTGTCAAGTCGGCCCGTGCAAATGGGACAGCAGGGCCCGCGGAGGACCACACGGATGATTTCCTGGGGTGTCTCAACATACCCGTCCGG GAGGTGCCCGTGGCCGGTGAAGACCGCTGGTTCAAGCTGGAACCACGCTCCAGCGCCTCCCGCGTTCAAGGAGACTGCCAGCTGGTCCTCAAGCTGATCACCACACAG AGGGACACGGGCATGAGCCAGCGCGGGCGGGCGGGCTTCCTGTCCTACATGCTGCTGCTCAGTCGTCTCCTGCAGTTCGAGCACCGATCCGAGGAG CCCAAGGCGAGCTGCTGGCGGGGAGAGCTCAGCGGGCCCGCGGCCACGATCCTCTGCCTGCACGGCGCGCAAAACAACCTGTCGGCGCTGCAGCTGGCTGTGCT GCACTGGCAGGTCAGCAGCCGCCACCATCAGACCCGGACCCTGGACTACGGCTAcctgctggggctgctggaggACATGCAGGCGCATTGGGAAGAGGCGTCTTCGCTGCCCCAAGGGCAG GAGGAGAGCCTGGCTGACAGCTTCAATGCCTTCTCTGAGTTTGGGCTGCGGCTGCTGCGTCAGCTTCGAGACTTCTTCCCCGCCAGCAACAGCACTGCCGTCTACCGTCTGGAGCTGCTGCTCAA GTGTCTCAGCAAGATGCAGATCTTCCAGCCTTCCTTCGAGGTGTGCTCCTTCCGGACAGAACTAAACGCGGACATCTCTGCTGCTCTGAAG AGAGGCAACCGTGAGTGGTATGACAGGCTCCTGAACACCAAGAGTCCTCGAGAGCAG TCGGGGCCGCAGCGCCTCGCGGGGCTGGTCGAGCTGGCGGACGCCGTCTACGAGGATCTGCAGTCCTGCTACGGCATCTACGCCAGCCTCTTCCACAG CATCACCGACATCGACTTCTTCACACTCACTTTCCGGCAGCTGGAGCGTCTG GTGGCCGAGGAGGCATGGGTGCTGACGGAGGAGCTGAGCCCCAAGATGACCCTCGAGGTGGCCTCAGGGCTCTTCGAACTGTACGTGACCCTGGCGGACATCCAGCGTTTCTGGAGCAGCATCCCCGGCCG CGACAGCCGCTCCCTCGCCCTGGCTGGCATCCATGGCCCGTTCCTGCCCGCTGTGAAGCTTTGGCTGCAGGTGCTGCGGGACCAGGTCAGGTGGAGGCTGCAGGGAGCCGTGGATGTGGACACG CTGGAGCCCATGGACGCCTCCTCCAAGCACAGCAGTTCTGCGGCCACGGCTAGTCTCTGCTTCAGTCACATCCAGGAGCTGTGGGCCCGCCTGGCATGGCCGGACCCTGCCCAGGCCGAGGCCCTGGGCACCCAGCTCAGCCAG GACCTGTGTGCGGCCACCCTTTTCTACACTGAGCTGCTGCGGAAGAAGGTGGACGCTCAGCCGGGGGCCGCGGGCGAGGCAGTGAGCGAGCCA CTCTGTGTGGTTCTCAACAACGTGGAGCTCCTGCGCAAGGCTGCCGGGCAGACGCTGCGGGGTCTGGCGTGGCCGGAGGTGCCCTCGGGGCCCGAGGGGGTGCTCCCGCGACCTCTGCTCGGCTGTGCACAGGCCCTGGACGAAGACCTGCAGCAGGAGGTCCACACCGTGACGGCGCACCTGACCTCCAAG ATGGTGGCTGACATCAGGAAGTACGTGCAGCACATCAGCCTGTCGCCCGACTCCATCCAGAACGATGAA GCCGTGGCCCCACTCATGAAGTACTTGGATGAGAAGCTGGCCCTGCTGAATACCTCCCTGGTGAAGGAGAACCTTAGCAG GGTGTTGGAGGCCCTCTGGGAGCTGCTCCTGCAGGCCATCCTTCGGGCACTGGGGGCAAACCTCGACGTCTCTGCCGATTTCTACGGCCGCTTCCACTTTACGCTGGAG gccctggTGAGTTTTTTCCACGCGGAGGGCCAGGGTCTGCCCCTGGAGAGCCTGAAAGACGGAAGCTACAAG aggctggaggaggagctGCGCCTGCATCAGTGCTCCACCCGCGAGTGCATCGAGCAGTACTACCTGGACAAGCTCAAGCAG AGGTCCCTGGAGCAGAAGCGGTTCGGACGCCTGAGCGTGCGCTGTCACTACGAGGCAGCGGAGCAGCGGCTGGTGGTGGAGGTGCTGCACGCCGCGGACCTGCCCCCGCTGGACGCCAACg GCCTGAGTGACCCGTTTGTGATCGTGGAGCTGGGCCCGCCACACCTCTTCCCGCTGGTCCGCAGCCAGAGGACCCAGGTGAAGAACCGGACGCTGCACCCCGTGTACGACGAACTCTTCTACTT CTCTGTGCCGGCAGAGGCGTGCCGCCGCCGCGGTGCCTGCGTGCTGTTCACCGTCATGGACCACGACTGGCTGTCCACCAACGACTTCGCGGGGGAGGCAGCCCTCGGCCTGGGCGGCGTCGGTGGCATAGCACGACCTCAGGTGGGAGGGAGCGCGAGGGCCAGGCAGCCCGTCACCTTGCATCTGCGCCGGCCCAGGGCCCAGG TGAAGTCGGCACTGAGGATGCTGGAGGGCCGCACCAACAAGGAGGCGCAGGAATTTGTCAAGAGACTCAAGGAGCTGGAGAAGTGCATGGAAGCGGACCCCTGA
- the BAIAP3 gene encoding BAI1-associated protein 3 isoform X3: protein MTTLLEIKSSVLRQVQACPTFRRRAEGEPAATNADPPEPAAGAWKPGDGVEFFAHMRLILKKGEGRQGLPCPEVLLRSGSPAPAEPVDPSRGLRALTQEEVEMLYEEALYTVLYRAGTMGPDQVDDQETLLGYLQQVFGTSPEEHAEAIERVKKAKAPTYALKVSVMRAKNLLAKDPNGFSDPYCMLGILPASGAPREPGPRTEQRFSFRKGSKRGGPLPAKCIQVTEVKSSTLNPVWKENFVFEIEDVSTDQLHLDIWDHDDDVSLVEACRKLNEVIGLKGMSRYFKQIVKSARANGTAGPAEDHTDDFLGCLNIPVREVPVAGEDRWFKLEPRSSASRVQGDCQLVLKLITTQRDTGMSQRGRAGFLSYMLLLSRLLQFEHRSEEPKASCWRGELSGPAATILCLHGAQNNLSALQLAVLHWQVSSRHHQTRTLDYGYLLGLLEDMQAHWEEASSLPQGQEESLADSFNAFSEFGLRLLRQLRDFFPASNSTAVYRLELLLKCLSKMQIFQPSFEVCSFRTELNADISAALKRGNREWYDRLLNTKSPREQSGPQRLAGLVELADAVYEDLQSCYGIYASLFHSITDIDFFTLTFRQLERLVAEEAWVLTEELSPKMTLEVASGLFELYVTLADIQRFWSSIPGRDSRSLALAGIHGPFLPAVKLWLQVLRDQVRWRLQGAVDVDTLEPMDASSKHSSSAATASLCFSHIQELWARLAWPDPAQAEALGTQLSQDLCAATLFYTELLRKKVDAQPGAAGEAVSEPVSGLAGRGRGRGRGGATTGLPTPPPRRGPPPQLCVVLNNVELLRKAAGQTLRGLAWPEVPSGPEGVLPRPLLGCAQALDEDLQQEVHTVTAHLTSKMVADIRKYVQHISLSPDSIQNDEAVAPLMKYLDEKLALLNTSLVKENLSRVLEALWELLLQAILRALGANLDVSADFYGRFHFTLEALVSFFHAEGQGLPLESLKDGSYKRLEEELRLHQCSTRECIEQYYLDKLKQVARPRVRTRSVGTRPRPRTPAPRSLAQALPQRSLEQKRFGRLSVRCHYEAAEQRLVVEVLHAADLPPLDANGLSDPFVIVELGPPHLFPLVRSQRTQVKNRTLHPVYDELFYFSVPAEACRRRGACVLFTVMDHDWLSTNDFAGEAALGLGGVGGIARPQVGGSARARQPVTLHLRRPRAQVKSALRMLEGRTNKEAQEFVKRLKELEKCMEADP, encoded by the exons ATGACGACCCTGCTGGAGATCAAGAGCAGCGTGCTGCGGCAGGTGCAGGCGTGCCCCACCTTCCGCCGGAGGGCCGAGGGAGAGCCGGCCGCCACCAACGCTGACCCCCCGGAGCCGGCCGCAGGGGCTTG GAAGCCCGGGGACGGCGTGGAGTTCTTCGCGCACATGCGCCTCATTCTgaagaagggggagggcagacagggcCTGCCGTGCCCCGAG GTCCTCTTGCGCAGCGGTTCGCCAGCCCCTGCTGAGCCCGTGGACCCCAGCCGTGGCCTGAGAGCCCTGACCCAGGAGGAG GTGGAGATGCTCTATGAGGAGGCCTTGTACACAGTCCTCTACCGTGCAGGGACCATGGGCCCTGACCAGGTGGATGACCAGGAGACCCTACTGGGCTACCTTCAGCAG GTGTTTGGTACCAGCCCTGAGGAGCACGCTGAGGCCATTGAGCGTGTGAAGAAGGCCAAG GCCCCCACGTATGCCCTGAAAGTCTCTGTCATGCGTGCCAAGAACCTGCTGGCCAAAGACCCCAATG GCTTCAGTGACCCGTACTGCATGCTGGGTATCCTGCCGGCCTCGGGTGCCCCCCGGGAGCCAGGGCCGCGCACGGAGCAGCGCTTCAGCTTCCGCAAAGGCAGCAAGCGTGGGGGTCCGCTCCCGGCCAAGTGCATCCAGGTCACCGAGGTCAAGAGCAGCACCCTGAACCCTGTCTGGAAAGAGAACTTCGTCTT TGAGATCGAGGATGTCAGCACGGACCAGCTGCACCTGGATATCTG GGACCATGACGATGATGTGTCTCTGGTGGAAGCATGCAGGAAGCTGAATGAAGTCATCGGCCTGAAGGGCATGAGCAG GTATTTTAAACAGATTGTCAAGTCGGCCCGTGCAAATGGGACAGCAGGGCCCGCGGAGGACCACACGGATGATTTCCTGGGGTGTCTCAACATACCCGTCCGG GAGGTGCCCGTGGCCGGTGAAGACCGCTGGTTCAAGCTGGAACCACGCTCCAGCGCCTCCCGCGTTCAAGGAGACTGCCAGCTGGTCCTCAAGCTGATCACCACACAG AGGGACACGGGCATGAGCCAGCGCGGGCGGGCGGGCTTCCTGTCCTACATGCTGCTGCTCAGTCGTCTCCTGCAGTTCGAGCACCGATCCGAGGAG CCCAAGGCGAGCTGCTGGCGGGGAGAGCTCAGCGGGCCCGCGGCCACGATCCTCTGCCTGCACGGCGCGCAAAACAACCTGTCGGCGCTGCAGCTGGCTGTGCT GCACTGGCAGGTCAGCAGCCGCCACCATCAGACCCGGACCCTGGACTACGGCTAcctgctggggctgctggaggACATGCAGGCGCATTGGGAAGAGGCGTCTTCGCTGCCCCAAGGGCAG GAGGAGAGCCTGGCTGACAGCTTCAATGCCTTCTCTGAGTTTGGGCTGCGGCTGCTGCGTCAGCTTCGAGACTTCTTCCCCGCCAGCAACAGCACTGCCGTCTACCGTCTGGAGCTGCTGCTCAA GTGTCTCAGCAAGATGCAGATCTTCCAGCCTTCCTTCGAGGTGTGCTCCTTCCGGACAGAACTAAACGCGGACATCTCTGCTGCTCTGAAG AGAGGCAACCGTGAGTGGTATGACAGGCTCCTGAACACCAAGAGTCCTCGAGAGCAG TCGGGGCCGCAGCGCCTCGCGGGGCTGGTCGAGCTGGCGGACGCCGTCTACGAGGATCTGCAGTCCTGCTACGGCATCTACGCCAGCCTCTTCCACAG CATCACCGACATCGACTTCTTCACACTCACTTTCCGGCAGCTGGAGCGTCTG GTGGCCGAGGAGGCATGGGTGCTGACGGAGGAGCTGAGCCCCAAGATGACCCTCGAGGTGGCCTCAGGGCTCTTCGAACTGTACGTGACCCTGGCGGACATCCAGCGTTTCTGGAGCAGCATCCCCGGCCG CGACAGCCGCTCCCTCGCCCTGGCTGGCATCCATGGCCCGTTCCTGCCCGCTGTGAAGCTTTGGCTGCAGGTGCTGCGGGACCAGGTCAGGTGGAGGCTGCAGGGAGCCGTGGATGTGGACACG CTGGAGCCCATGGACGCCTCCTCCAAGCACAGCAGTTCTGCGGCCACGGCTAGTCTCTGCTTCAGTCACATCCAGGAGCTGTGGGCCCGCCTGGCATGGCCGGACCCTGCCCAGGCCGAGGCCCTGGGCACCCAGCTCAGCCAG GACCTGTGTGCGGCCACCCTTTTCTACACTGAGCTGCTGCGGAAGAAGGTGGACGCTCAGCCGGGGGCCGCGGGCGAGGCAGTGAGCGAGCCAGTGAGCGGCCtggcgggcagggggcggggccgggggcggggcggggcgaccACCGGGCTGCCGACCCCTCCCCCCCGACGTGGGCCGCCTCCCCAGCTCTGTGTGGTTCTCAACAACGTGGAGCTCCTGCGCAAGGCTGCCGGGCAGACGCTGCGGGGTCTGGCGTGGCCGGAGGTGCCCTCGGGGCCCGAGGGGGTGCTCCCGCGACCTCTGCTCGGCTGTGCACAGGCCCTGGACGAAGACCTGCAGCAGGAGGTCCACACCGTGACGGCGCACCTGACCTCCAAG ATGGTGGCTGACATCAGGAAGTACGTGCAGCACATCAGCCTGTCGCCCGACTCCATCCAGAACGATGAA GCCGTGGCCCCACTCATGAAGTACTTGGATGAGAAGCTGGCCCTGCTGAATACCTCCCTGGTGAAGGAGAACCTTAGCAG GGTGTTGGAGGCCCTCTGGGAGCTGCTCCTGCAGGCCATCCTTCGGGCACTGGGGGCAAACCTCGACGTCTCTGCCGATTTCTACGGCCGCTTCCACTTTACGCTGGAG gccctggTGAGTTTTTTCCACGCGGAGGGCCAGGGTCTGCCCCTGGAGAGCCTGAAAGACGGAAGCTACAAG aggctggaggaggagctGCGCCTGCATCAGTGCTCCACCCGCGAGTGCATCGAGCAGTACTACCTGGACAAGCTCAAGCAGGTAGCGAGGCCCCGTGTGCGCACGCGCAGTGTGGGCACGCGGCCCCGCCCCCGAACCCCTGCGCCGCGGTCACTGGCGCAAGCCCTTCCGCAGAGGTCCCTGGAGCAGAAGCGGTTCGGACGCCTGAGCGTGCGCTGTCACTACGAGGCAGCGGAGCAGCGGCTGGTGGTGGAGGTGCTGCACGCCGCGGACCTGCCCCCGCTGGACGCCAACg GCCTGAGTGACCCGTTTGTGATCGTGGAGCTGGGCCCGCCACACCTCTTCCCGCTGGTCCGCAGCCAGAGGACCCAGGTGAAGAACCGGACGCTGCACCCCGTGTACGACGAACTCTTCTACTT CTCTGTGCCGGCAGAGGCGTGCCGCCGCCGCGGTGCCTGCGTGCTGTTCACCGTCATGGACCACGACTGGCTGTCCACCAACGACTTCGCGGGGGAGGCAGCCCTCGGCCTGGGCGGCGTCGGTGGCATAGCACGACCTCAGGTGGGAGGGAGCGCGAGGGCCAGGCAGCCCGTCACCTTGCATCTGCGCCGGCCCAGGGCCCAGG TGAAGTCGGCACTGAGGATGCTGGAGGGCCGCACCAACAAGGAGGCGCAGGAATTTGTCAAGAGACTCAAGGAGCTGGAGAAGTGCATGGAAGCGGACCCCTGA
- the BAIAP3 gene encoding BAI1-associated protein 3 isoform X4, with protein sequence MTTLLEIKSSVLRQVQACPTFRRRAEGEPAATNADPPEPAAGAWKPGDGVEFFAHMRLILKKGEGRQGLPCPEVLLRSGSPAPAEPVDPSRGLRALTQEEVEMLYEEALYTVLYRAGTMGPDQVDDQETLLGYLQQVFGTSPEEHAEAIERVKKAKAPTYALKVSVMRAKNLLAKDPNGFSDPYCMLGILPASGAPREPGPRTEQRFSFRKGSKRGGPLPAKCIQVTEVKSSTLNPVWKENFVFEIEDVSTDQLHLDIWDHDDDVSLVEACRKLNEVIGLKGMSRYFKQIVKSARANGTAGPAEDHTDDFLGCLNIPVREVPVAGEDRWFKLEPRSSASRVQGDCQLVLKLITTQRDTGMSQRGRAGFLSYMLLLSRLLQFEHRSEEPKASCWRGELSGPAATILCLHGAQNNLSALQLAVLHWQVSSRHHQTRTLDYGYLLGLLEDMQAHWEEASSLPQGQEESLADSFNAFSEFGLRLLRQLRDFFPASNSTAVYRLELLLKCLSKMQIFQPSFEVCSFRTELNADISAALKRGNREWYDRLLNTKSPREQSGPQRLAGLVELADAVYEDLQSCYGIYASLFHSITDIDFFTLTFRQLERLVAEEAWVLTEELSPKMTLEVASGLFELYVTLADIQRFWSSIPGRDSRSLALAGIHGPFLPAVKLWLQVLRDQVRWRLQGAVDVDTLEPMDASSKHSSSAATASLCFSHIQELWARLAWPDPAQAEALGTQLSQDLCAATLFYTELLRKKVDAQPGAAGEAVSEPVSGLAGRGRGRGRGGATTGLPTPPPRRGPPPQLCVVLNNVELLRKAAGQTLRGLAWPEVPSGPEGVLPRPLLGCAQALDEDLQQEVHTVTAHLTSKMVADIRKYVQHISLSPDSIQNDEAVAPLMKYLDEKLALLNTSLVKENLSRYSLGRLGRAGAWGPFTATGTGTECPCRVLEALWELLLQAILRALGANLDVSADFYGRFHFTLEALVSFFHAEGQGLPLESLKDGSYKRLEEELRLHQCSTRECIEQYYLDKLKQRSLEQKRFGRLSVRCHYEAAEQRLVVEVLHAADLPPLDANGLSDPFVIVELGPPHLFPLVRSQRTQVKNRTLHPVYDELFYFSVPAEACRRRGACVLFTVMDHDWLSTNDFAGEAALGLGGVGGIARPQVGGSARARQPVTLHLRRPRAQVKSALRMLEGRTNKEAQEFVKRLKELEKCMEADP encoded by the exons ATGACGACCCTGCTGGAGATCAAGAGCAGCGTGCTGCGGCAGGTGCAGGCGTGCCCCACCTTCCGCCGGAGGGCCGAGGGAGAGCCGGCCGCCACCAACGCTGACCCCCCGGAGCCGGCCGCAGGGGCTTG GAAGCCCGGGGACGGCGTGGAGTTCTTCGCGCACATGCGCCTCATTCTgaagaagggggagggcagacagggcCTGCCGTGCCCCGAG GTCCTCTTGCGCAGCGGTTCGCCAGCCCCTGCTGAGCCCGTGGACCCCAGCCGTGGCCTGAGAGCCCTGACCCAGGAGGAG GTGGAGATGCTCTATGAGGAGGCCTTGTACACAGTCCTCTACCGTGCAGGGACCATGGGCCCTGACCAGGTGGATGACCAGGAGACCCTACTGGGCTACCTTCAGCAG GTGTTTGGTACCAGCCCTGAGGAGCACGCTGAGGCCATTGAGCGTGTGAAGAAGGCCAAG GCCCCCACGTATGCCCTGAAAGTCTCTGTCATGCGTGCCAAGAACCTGCTGGCCAAAGACCCCAATG GCTTCAGTGACCCGTACTGCATGCTGGGTATCCTGCCGGCCTCGGGTGCCCCCCGGGAGCCAGGGCCGCGCACGGAGCAGCGCTTCAGCTTCCGCAAAGGCAGCAAGCGTGGGGGTCCGCTCCCGGCCAAGTGCATCCAGGTCACCGAGGTCAAGAGCAGCACCCTGAACCCTGTCTGGAAAGAGAACTTCGTCTT TGAGATCGAGGATGTCAGCACGGACCAGCTGCACCTGGATATCTG GGACCATGACGATGATGTGTCTCTGGTGGAAGCATGCAGGAAGCTGAATGAAGTCATCGGCCTGAAGGGCATGAGCAG GTATTTTAAACAGATTGTCAAGTCGGCCCGTGCAAATGGGACAGCAGGGCCCGCGGAGGACCACACGGATGATTTCCTGGGGTGTCTCAACATACCCGTCCGG GAGGTGCCCGTGGCCGGTGAAGACCGCTGGTTCAAGCTGGAACCACGCTCCAGCGCCTCCCGCGTTCAAGGAGACTGCCAGCTGGTCCTCAAGCTGATCACCACACAG AGGGACACGGGCATGAGCCAGCGCGGGCGGGCGGGCTTCCTGTCCTACATGCTGCTGCTCAGTCGTCTCCTGCAGTTCGAGCACCGATCCGAGGAG CCCAAGGCGAGCTGCTGGCGGGGAGAGCTCAGCGGGCCCGCGGCCACGATCCTCTGCCTGCACGGCGCGCAAAACAACCTGTCGGCGCTGCAGCTGGCTGTGCT GCACTGGCAGGTCAGCAGCCGCCACCATCAGACCCGGACCCTGGACTACGGCTAcctgctggggctgctggaggACATGCAGGCGCATTGGGAAGAGGCGTCTTCGCTGCCCCAAGGGCAG GAGGAGAGCCTGGCTGACAGCTTCAATGCCTTCTCTGAGTTTGGGCTGCGGCTGCTGCGTCAGCTTCGAGACTTCTTCCCCGCCAGCAACAGCACTGCCGTCTACCGTCTGGAGCTGCTGCTCAA GTGTCTCAGCAAGATGCAGATCTTCCAGCCTTCCTTCGAGGTGTGCTCCTTCCGGACAGAACTAAACGCGGACATCTCTGCTGCTCTGAAG AGAGGCAACCGTGAGTGGTATGACAGGCTCCTGAACACCAAGAGTCCTCGAGAGCAG TCGGGGCCGCAGCGCCTCGCGGGGCTGGTCGAGCTGGCGGACGCCGTCTACGAGGATCTGCAGTCCTGCTACGGCATCTACGCCAGCCTCTTCCACAG CATCACCGACATCGACTTCTTCACACTCACTTTCCGGCAGCTGGAGCGTCTG GTGGCCGAGGAGGCATGGGTGCTGACGGAGGAGCTGAGCCCCAAGATGACCCTCGAGGTGGCCTCAGGGCTCTTCGAACTGTACGTGACCCTGGCGGACATCCAGCGTTTCTGGAGCAGCATCCCCGGCCG CGACAGCCGCTCCCTCGCCCTGGCTGGCATCCATGGCCCGTTCCTGCCCGCTGTGAAGCTTTGGCTGCAGGTGCTGCGGGACCAGGTCAGGTGGAGGCTGCAGGGAGCCGTGGATGTGGACACG CTGGAGCCCATGGACGCCTCCTCCAAGCACAGCAGTTCTGCGGCCACGGCTAGTCTCTGCTTCAGTCACATCCAGGAGCTGTGGGCCCGCCTGGCATGGCCGGACCCTGCCCAGGCCGAGGCCCTGGGCACCCAGCTCAGCCAG GACCTGTGTGCGGCCACCCTTTTCTACACTGAGCTGCTGCGGAAGAAGGTGGACGCTCAGCCGGGGGCCGCGGGCGAGGCAGTGAGCGAGCCAGTGAGCGGCCtggcgggcagggggcggggccgggggcggggcggggcgaccACCGGGCTGCCGACCCCTCCCCCCCGACGTGGGCCGCCTCCCCAGCTCTGTGTGGTTCTCAACAACGTGGAGCTCCTGCGCAAGGCTGCCGGGCAGACGCTGCGGGGTCTGGCGTGGCCGGAGGTGCCCTCGGGGCCCGAGGGGGTGCTCCCGCGACCTCTGCTCGGCTGTGCACAGGCCCTGGACGAAGACCTGCAGCAGGAGGTCCACACCGTGACGGCGCACCTGACCTCCAAG ATGGTGGCTGACATCAGGAAGTACGTGCAGCACATCAGCCTGTCGCCCGACTCCATCCAGAACGATGAA GCCGTGGCCCCACTCATGAAGTACTTGGATGAGAAGCTGGCCCTGCTGAATACCTCCCTGGTGAAGGAGAACCTTAGCAGGTACAGCTTGGGGCGGTTGGGCCGGGCCGGGGCCTGGGGTCCCTTCACGGCCACGGGCACGGGCACGGAGTGTCCCTGCAGGGTGTTGGAGGCCCTCTGGGAGCTGCTCCTGCAGGCCATCCTTCGGGCACTGGGGGCAAACCTCGACGTCTCTGCCGATTTCTACGGCCGCTTCCACTTTACGCTGGAG gccctggTGAGTTTTTTCCACGCGGAGGGCCAGGGTCTGCCCCTGGAGAGCCTGAAAGACGGAAGCTACAAG aggctggaggaggagctGCGCCTGCATCAGTGCTCCACCCGCGAGTGCATCGAGCAGTACTACCTGGACAAGCTCAAGCAG AGGTCCCTGGAGCAGAAGCGGTTCGGACGCCTGAGCGTGCGCTGTCACTACGAGGCAGCGGAGCAGCGGCTGGTGGTGGAGGTGCTGCACGCCGCGGACCTGCCCCCGCTGGACGCCAACg GCCTGAGTGACCCGTTTGTGATCGTGGAGCTGGGCCCGCCACACCTCTTCCCGCTGGTCCGCAGCCAGAGGACCCAGGTGAAGAACCGGACGCTGCACCCCGTGTACGACGAACTCTTCTACTT CTCTGTGCCGGCAGAGGCGTGCCGCCGCCGCGGTGCCTGCGTGCTGTTCACCGTCATGGACCACGACTGGCTGTCCACCAACGACTTCGCGGGGGAGGCAGCCCTCGGCCTGGGCGGCGTCGGTGGCATAGCACGACCTCAGGTGGGAGGGAGCGCGAGGGCCAGGCAGCCCGTCACCTTGCATCTGCGCCGGCCCAGGGCCCAGG TGAAGTCGGCACTGAGGATGCTGGAGGGCCGCACCAACAAGGAGGCGCAGGAATTTGTCAAGAGACTCAAGGAGCTGGAGAAGTGCATGGAAGCGGACCCCTGA